A portion of the Pithys albifrons albifrons isolate INPA30051 chromosome 1, PitAlb_v1, whole genome shotgun sequence genome contains these proteins:
- the POLR1D gene encoding protein POLR1D: MEEDPELERKAVEELLKEAKRGRTRAETMGAMGWLKCPLAGTNKRFLINTIKNTLPSQKEQDQEREQKEDSKESEPNKSRKEEKPKKRRIHPYTPSFQSRRRVSYSPPRHQSRNQHTKDKHEKRSSKR, from the exons GAAAGCTGTGGAAGAGTTACTTAAAGAGGCAAAACGTGGGAGAACCAGAGCTGAAACAATGGGAGCTATGGGTTG GTTGAAATGTCCTCTTGCTGGTACAAATAAAAGATTTCTTATTAATACCATCAAAAACACGTTACCATCTCAAAAAGAACAAGACCAAGAACGTGAGCAAAAGGAAGACAGTAAGGAGTCTGAGCCaaacaaaagcaggaaagaagaaaaaccaaagaaacGCAGAATTCACCCCTATACACCCAGCTTTCAGTCCAGAAGGAGAGTCAGCTACTCTCCTCCACGGCACCAATCCAGGAACCAGCACACAAAGGATAAGCATGAAAAGCGATCGAGCAAGCGATGA